Within Suricata suricatta isolate VVHF042 chromosome 12, meerkat_22Aug2017_6uvM2_HiC, whole genome shotgun sequence, the genomic segment tttttaagcacaggaggaaattattttattatcctttttctttaattctgtatGAGTGTGGTTGACACcaacgttacattagtttcaggattacaatgcagtgattcaacatctctatcCATTATGCAGAGCTCACACAGGTGTAGCCGACATCTGTCCAATTACATGGCTATTACATTATAGAAGACTATATTCCATATACTGGGTCTTCCATtctcatgacttactcattccatagcTCTGTTTccactctccttcccccattttcCCATCCTCCAACTGCACTCATGTTTTGAATTCACCAATAACAAATGAGCCCAGAAGCCCCTTACCCCTTCATCCATAGACCCCAAAAAAGCCAGATCCTTCagcagtgctctctctctctccttgtcctgtctccctccctctctgagaCTTTGGCCATCCCATATGCCCTCCAGCATACATGAGAAATAAGCCTTGTGTTTTTAGAGATCTCTGATGGGTGTTGCCAAGGTGTGGCCTGTCAGCAAACTAAGAACCCAAAGGTCAGTGGAGTCACAATGTAGGCTCTGGGCAGGGAAACATCTGCAGGTGTGTCCACAGGCACATGCCTGCAGGTGAGTGCACAGGCTTTCCTACCTTGAGCATTGGTGTCAATAGCCTGAGGCTTAAATGGAACACTGTTGGAGTCCACAGCATCAAAGAGTACTTGAGGAAGTGGTGCAAAACAGATTGAAAGACTCCAGGTGAAAACAGTGGTTCTGTATTTCCAACTATAATACACTTATGAAGAGGGCTTAGTGGCCAAGAGTAGTTTTTTTCCACGTGAATAACCCAACTCGTGATTATTCTTTGCAGAAATCTAAAGAAAATTTACATGACATGGTGTAAGttacttgaaataaaattaattaaatttttttattaatctttacactttttttagagtgagacagagtgtgcacagggtaggaacagaaagagagggaaagagagaatccaaagcagactccaggtctgACTGTCATcacagtgcccaatgcagggctcgaattcatgaacttcaagatcatgacctgagaagaaattggacacttaaccgactgagccaaccagacacctgaaattaaattatttttaaggaaaccaACTTGCTTATTGTAAGATGCGGAAATTTCCAGGCATTCATAATCCAAGGTTGAGGAAAACATCAGGGacatatgaaaatgaacaaagatgaAATGGTAATATCAGACAGAGCAGAAACTCGATAAAGTGAGTTACTTCAATGTATAGAGAAGCTGAAttcaaacaaatggaaattccaaaaataaatagaagaagtgtaatacccaagatttctttatcatcccccaaaaccagaaaccgccagggagaccgagtcacgcatgcaaaagcaaagggctttatcacGGTTTTAGGCTccccggggcctaaactcgggctcacagactttaccggggTGGTGGAtacatgctgagagccccaaacaaaggtggggtagggcttttatgagtttgggaagggggagttacaggaattcaattattattgacaggtttatccaattacaatatttagagtgttaaccaatcacagagtagacccaggacccaggaccctcacatagggtgtaactagccttaagcaataggcctgcccttaggaatgtaaAGGGTATTaaaagggtggtccctcttgccttgggcaatgtgtgcccttctattgtctcaaacctgcatccttacagaagCAGATTCTACTTCCACATCCTAACACAGAATAGCAGTTCCTGGCCCTGAAGCATTGAGACCTGAAATTATGGGCACGTCTTCAGCCCCAGACTATTGGCCCTTACATCACTGGAAAACCAATGATTCTTTTCAGAGCTCCCTttatgtctctgttcctcaggctgtagatgaaggggttcagcatgggcgtGACCACCGTGTACATCACTGAGGCTGTTGCACTTGAGTGGGAGCTCTGGGTGGCAGCGGAGCTAAAGTACACACCTAGACTCGTACAAAAAAATAAGGAGACAACTGAGAGGTGCGATGCACAGGTGGAAAATGCCTTATACTTGCCCTGTGCTGATGAGATCCCACAAATGGAGGAAACTATCTTAGAATAAGAGTAAAGGATCCCAGCAAGGGGACCACCACCCAGCAACATAGCTGCAAAATACATCACCAAGTTGTTAAGAAAAGTGTCAGAACAGGCAAGTTGGAGCATCTCAttaagttcacagaaaaagtgggggATGTACAAGTGTGCACAGAAGGAAAGCCACAACATCATTAAACTTTGTAACAGGGAATTCAGGATACACATGATCCAGGACACCAGAACCAGCAATGCACACAGACGGGGGTTCATGATGACCATGTAGTGCagggggtgacagatggccacaaagcGATCATAAGCCATCACAGTCAGGAGCAAGACATCTAATCCTGCCCAGAGTATGAAAAAAAACATCTGTGTGATGCAACCAGCATAGGTTATGACCTTGCTCTGAGTCTGGATGTCCCATAGCATCTTGGGTACGATGGTAGAGGTGAAGCAGATGTCCACAAAGGACAGATTAGTGAGAAAGAAGTACATGGGCATGTGGAGGTCAGAGTCAGAGCTGACAgccaggatgatgagcaggttTCCAAAGACAGTGATCAGGTACATGGAGAGAAAAAGTCCAAATATGAGGGGCTGTAATCCTGGTTCCTCtgaaaatcccagaagaagaaattctgaaattcgTGTATCATTTCCTGGTTCCATGTGCTGGAGGTGATGACCAGGGAACAACAAAAGATAACAAGACTAACTTTCTCAGTAATGAACATGACAAATATCATTGAAATTCtacaatttttgttttgcattcaAAACGTCAATTTCCATAGTTTTGGAGTGGAATCTGTCCCCTCTCAGGAACCCTCATGCCATCTCTAATTGGAATTTACATCCCACCATTAGCTTTTTCCACAACTACTCAcccattctatatttttaatgagaaattctGTCATGCATTTGAGGATTAACCTTGAGCACTGACTAACCTCCAGGCAAAGAGTATATGTGTCAAGAAACAAAAGCCTGTAGGGTTCagtgatggagaaagaagataagCAAGTGAAAGACCAGATAAAATATCAGGAGGTGGCAGGGactatggagaaaaacaaagcctgTGTAAAGGAAAGAGTGGATGGAGGtgttatttgtacatttttttcaggAACACCAGCACACATTTAAACAGAGACTTCAAGGAGACACAAGATCCTCTGGGGAAGAGTGTGCTCCTCAGAGGGAACAAGCAGGCAACAGCTCTGAGAGAAGATGTGggtttcttaaaacaatttttaaaaacaagggtAGTTGATGCACCATGTTACATCAGTGTGGAGTGTATAACACAGTTATTCAACAAATTTAGACATCATGCCTGCTCAACACACGTGGAGCCACCGTCTGTCATGACCAAACGCAGTGACAGTGTCACTGACTGTATTCTCCCTGCTGTGCCTTGTACTCCTGTGAGACATCATTCTGTAACATGGAAAGAATTCCTTAACTGGAAGcagtacctcccactccccttcaccatTCTGCTTTGCGTTGGtttgcttattgttttaaaaacaaaggctCAAGAGAAAGCCAGTGTGTCCAGGGGAATAAGCAAGAGGAAGACTGATGAAAGGCGATGGCAAGGCAATGTTGAGGAACGAGGTGGCCTCCTGGGTACTGATGAAGTTTCAGGACACAAGGAGCCGCTCCTTCACATGGTGTCCTTGCAccatattaattttgtttccaagGAATCTTTAAATAGAAACAGGCACCCTTCTTATCTACCTTGTTGGGTAGTAATCTGGTACCTGTATTTTAAGGGTCACATATTGGAGATATGGGCTCCCTTAAGAACTGCTCATgtcacatgcagacacacacacacacacacacacacacacacacacacacagacagacacgcTCTATAGCCTCCTTGGACAGCCTCCTGTCACAACCAGACTGTTCTCATCTCCAGCCATGATAGTTAGGCAAAAAATGATGCAAGTCAACCTTTCAACATCAGATTGCCTTTTCTTTAAGATGTAAATACATCCAAATTACAGTAGTTAAGTGTACTATGAGCATGTAAATATAGGTCTCCATTTTAATATGATAATTTTGTGTCcagtatttatagaaaaataaaaattaattccaaaacTGAAAGCAGAAAAGTGGGAGAAAGGTCTATCAAGCTCAGGTAGCCCTAGCAATGGGGATGAGACGTGTCCCTGGAACTGACAACACCCCAGCACAGGTGCATCTCTGGGATGCCCAGAAACATAAAGAATCAAAAAGCAATTTATCCAAAAGtaggaatgtctttattttatcaaGACATCCCACCAGAATAATAGGCAGGGGAAGACACCCACAGTTCACAAAAGGAAATACACAGAGTAAACAAAAATGTGGGATTTTAGATTATTTGCTAAAACACAACTTTtctaaaggatataaaatacTGAACTTTTACAATCAGAAACATTGGTTTTGGATTTGGGATCTACACATTTACTATTTGGATTTGGAGAACTAACCAAactattctttgtctcccctcttTAAATTCTAGTAGGTTATCATacaggagcagaattcagtgattcatcacttacaacacccagtgctcatcacagcaagtgccctccttcatccccatcacccatctagcccatccctcacccacctgcctccattaaccctcagtttgttctctatccttatGAGTcttctgtggtttgtttccctctcttccccctccttcccaaaCAAACTATTGTAAATGAGAATATCCTTCCCCAAATAGTAGGACTAGAGGTACCCATCCTGCTCATGTGGTTGGCAGATTTAGTGAATATGCCATAAAGAGCTTAGCAAGGTTCCGTCTGTTGATAATGAGTGCTTCTCACTGGTGAGGAGATttgactaatttttttcttctttcaaatgtccccttcccttcctcacctGTGGGGCCCCAAATCCACAGCCTTCTTTCAGTTTCTTGTCCTGTCTCCACCTATCCTGGGCTGTCATTCCACCAGCCAATATCCACATCTACCccaagagatcttttttttttttactttttttctagcatttattaattcttgagaaagagagacagagcatgagcaggaaaggggcagagagacagaggagacagaatatgaagcaagctccaggctctgagtagtcagcacagagccctatgcacggtttgaattcacaagctgtgagatcatgacctgagctgaagtcagacactcaacgtaatgaaccatccaggtgcccctccccgaGAGGTCTTTCTCCATCACAATTACCCTACTGCCCACCTCTCCAATTAAACCTGTTCCCAGTTACTCCCCTATGGAGAATGAACCCCAAATTCCATACCTTCCAACACTTGGCTTGCCTCCCCTGACCAGCCCACCAGTTCACATTCACACCGCCTCACCCACATCCATCTCACAGACACTGACCCTGGGTTGTACCTTCACCTGAAGCCCAGTCTCAATGCTCGGAGCCTCTAACACCTGCTTCCCTCTGCTTGGAGTTGCCCACTGGTCTATCTGGAATTTTTCACCTCCTCTCTGTCTTGAAAATCCCATCTCCTTCAGAAGCAAGAGGTCATCTCCTTCATGAACCTTTGCAGGTGTGGTTTCCTTTAACATTGTCACAGAAAAAAGGCTTTCTCTTGCAATAATATAGAAGTCGGTGTTATCATTGACCACACTTGTTCTCATATGGCCCAGTAATGGATGTGGCTGGCCCTTTTCTCACATGTCTTTGGACTCCTGGGTTCTGggttttaatctcttttttttacaAACTCATTGGGCAGCTCTCCTCCTGTTGCTGTCCAACGTGTGTAGGCATCCCTACAATGTACTCTGTAACATCCTATATGTGCCTCAAAAAcctgtttcctttcttcataTGTATatccttgaagacattatgtcacacacacattttttttcacccACTCTGATATCCTTATTTACTGTAAGATCCAAATGAGAAGGACCTCACCTGATTGCTCTTTTTGGCTTTTCATAAAGGTGTGCATTTaggtagaaatacatttttagaaaatggaatttataaaataaaaagaatagcaggaaaaagaaaagcaagatagAGATGATGGATTTCAAACAACTGTGTTCATcataattgaatttattttttatttttttcataatattttattgtcaaattgttttccatataacacccagtgctcttccccttaagtgccctccaccatcaccaccacctcttttcccccctcccccttccccttcactcataggtctagcaggaaaacaggagagacctaatggagagccagggggagcggaagagggagagagagttggcgagagagagggatgcaaaacttgagagactgttgaatgcatattgaatttaaaaaagactctCTTCTGCAACAAAGGATAGAAAATAACTATGATTTCCTCACAGTAACACAGGAGTCTAAATAAAAATGGAACGGTAAAAacccaataaaaaagaaagggaaaatataatttataatttaaaattatcactgattttaaaaatagtacaaagagcCAAATCTAAAATTACAATTTCCTTTACTCTGAACATAAGTGGAGTCAAATATGCTTCTGAAAAAGATATAAGTTGAATGCGAGAGAAATTCAGATTCCATAGGATGGCAGAAGCAGGATTGCTGGCTTAGAGAATTGATTCAATCACAAAAAGCAAAAGTAGTAAAGACACACAAACATGAAGAAAGGTGGCAATACATACAAAAGGCACTTAATTACTACAAGGCAGGTAAAAACAATGGGTGAGGGACAAAATATGGTTAATTGACCAATTTGACCACTCAATAGTCTCACACAACCCAACAAATACATCTGTACATATATACAAGAATTAAATAGCAAATAGATAGCAAAATTGGCTTAAAATTTTGcaattatgttttttgtttgcttcacatttttatttacattctagttcaTTAACTTCTAGGGTGATCTTGGTTTCAGGANNNNNNNNNNNNNNNNNNNNNNNNNNNNNNNNNNNNNNNNNNNNNNNNNNNNNNNNNNNNNNNNNNNNNNNNNNNNNNNNNNNNNNNNNNNNNNNNNNNNCTGTCTCTAGGTAATGAAATAATTGTCAAATAAAGCCATCTAACATATGCCTgttgtgttttaaataaacttttccaGTGAATACCTAATGGAGAGAGGCTTCTGTGAAATGTATGTCTTCATGCATACCTGCAGTGGCAAGGGAGTGGCTCTCTCCATTGG encodes:
- the LOC115275103 gene encoding olfactory receptor 7A17-like, which codes for MEPGNDTRISEFLLLGFSEEPGLQPLIFGLFLSMYLITVFGNLLIILAVSSDSDLHMPMYFFLTNLSFVDICFTSTIVPKMLWDIQTQSKVITYAGCITQMFFFILWAGLDVLLLTVMAYDRFVAICHPLHYMVIMNPRLCALLVLVSWIMCILNSLLQSLMMLWLSFCAHLYIPHFFCELNEMLQLACSDTFLNNLVMYFAAMLLGGGPLAGILYSYSKIVSSICGISSAQGKYKAFSTCASHLSVVSLFFCTSLGVYFSSAATQSSHSSATASVMYTVVTPMLNPFIYSLRNRDIKGALKRIIGFPVM